A region from the Pempheris klunzingeri isolate RE-2024b chromosome 17, fPemKlu1.hap1, whole genome shotgun sequence genome encodes:
- the mreg gene encoding melanoregulin, which yields MGSAFNRFCMQFCCCCCCGADDDDDDEKQPLVPQDPLEYINREVQKRRDEETNLWSEPGDPSHSERDDDRVLYSLLQARTKTRMGSTGYRRLSVDIEAMRDTRREVREKWKTILENLGFMAEADSLLTVSAGCSQDRMRNAPAARAMLHMLHTETSVFSSREPPPERYLFILDRLLYLDIAEDFMAKAKRFYPPRDDSDEEPTGLGINLPLLLARAMNGAGNEEEDEDEEEDEEESGREDGNLSDRS from the exons ATGGGTTCGGCCTTTAATAGGTTCTGCATgcagttctgctgctgctgctgctgtggtgctgatgatgacgatgacgatgaaAAGCAGCCTTTAGTACC TCAGGATCCATTAGAGTATATTAACCGTGAAGTCCAGAAGCGTCGTGATGAGGAGACCAACCTGTGGAGCGAGCCGGGAGACCCCAGCCACTCGGAGAGGGATGACGACCGAGTCCTTTACAGCCTGCTGCAGGCCAGGACCAAGACCCGCATGGGATCCACG GGCTATCGGCGTCTGAGTGTTGACATTGAGGCCATGAGAGACACCCGTCGAGAAGTCAGAGAAAAATGGAAGACAATCCTGGAGAACTTAG GTTTCATGGCGGAGGCAGACTCGCTGCTGACAGTGTCTGCTGGATGCTCACAAGACCGCATGCGTAACGCCCCGGCAGCACGCGCCATGCTTCACATGCTCCATACTGAGacctctgtcttctcctccagaGAGCCCCCGCCAGAAAGATATCTATTCATCCTG GATCGCCTCCTGTACCTAGACATAGCTGAAGATTTCATGGCAAAGGCGAAGCGCTTCTATCCTCCCAGAGATGACTCCGACGAGGAGCCGACGGGCCTCGGCATCAATCTGCCGCTGCTGCTGGCGAGGGCCATGAACGGAGCGGGcaacgaggaggaggacgaggacgaggaggaggatgaggaggagagcggGAGAGAAGATGGAAACTTGAGCGACAGATCTTAA